The following proteins are co-located in the Siansivirga zeaxanthinifaciens CC-SAMT-1 genome:
- the atpA gene encoding F0F1 ATP synthase subunit alpha, translated as MAEVKPAEISAILKQQLAGFEASASLDEVGTVLTVGDGIVRAYGLANAQYGELVEFDGGLEGIVLNLEEDNVGIVLLGASIGVSEGSTVKRTGRIASIKVGEGIVGRVVDTLGSPIDGKGPITGDTYEMPLERKAPGVIFREPVTEPLQTGIKSIDAMIPVGRGQRELVIGDRQTGKTAVCIDTILNQKEFYDAGEPVYCIYVAVGQKASTVALIAKTLEEKGALAYTTIVAANASDPAPMQVYAPFAGAAIGEYFRDTGRPALIVFDDLSKQAVAYREVSLLLRRPPGREAYPGDVFYLHSRLLERAAKVINNDEIAKDMNDLPDTLKPMVKGGGSLTALPIIETQAGDVSAYIPTNVISITDGQIFLDGDLFNSGVRPAINVGISVSRVGGNAQIKSMKKVSGTLKLDQAQYRELEAFAKFGSDLDAVTLNVIEKGKRNVEILKQAQNDPFKVEDQIAIIYAGSKNLLRNVPVEKVKEFERDYLEFLKAKHSDVLATLKAGKLTDEVTDTLTSVAKELSSKYTA; from the coding sequence ATGGCAGAAGTAAAACCAGCTGAAATATCAGCAATCTTAAAACAACAACTAGCCGGTTTTGAAGCAAGCGCTTCATTAGACGAAGTTGGGACTGTATTAACTGTAGGTGATGGTATTGTACGTGCTTACGGATTAGCTAATGCTCAATATGGAGAGTTAGTAGAATTTGATGGAGGCCTAGAAGGTATTGTACTTAATCTTGAAGAAGATAACGTAGGTATCGTATTATTAGGAGCTTCTATTGGAGTTAGTGAAGGATCTACTGTTAAACGTACAGGTCGTATTGCTTCTATTAAAGTTGGTGAAGGTATTGTTGGTCGTGTTGTAGATACATTAGGTAGCCCAATTGATGGTAAAGGTCCAATTACTGGAGATACTTACGAAATGCCACTAGAGCGTAAAGCACCTGGTGTTATTTTCCGTGAGCCAGTAACAGAACCATTACAAACAGGTATTAAATCTATCGATGCCATGATTCCTGTTGGTCGCGGTCAGCGTGAGTTGGTTATTGGTGACCGTCAAACTGGTAAAACAGCCGTTTGTATTGATACCATCTTAAATCAAAAAGAATTTTACGATGCAGGTGAGCCTGTATACTGTATATATGTTGCTGTTGGTCAAAAAGCATCAACAGTTGCTTTAATTGCAAAAACATTAGAAGAAAAAGGTGCTTTAGCCTATACAACTATAGTTGCAGCAAACGCATCAGATCCAGCTCCAATGCAAGTATATGCTCCTTTCGCAGGTGCAGCCATTGGTGAGTATTTTAGAGATACTGGTAGACCAGCTTTAATTGTTTTCGATGATTTATCAAAACAAGCCGTAGCTTACCGTGAGGTATCTTTATTATTACGTCGTCCACCAGGACGTGAGGCGTACCCTGGAGACGTTTTCTACTTACACTCGCGTTTATTAGAGCGTGCTGCAAAAGTTATTAATAATGACGAGATTGCTAAAGACATGAACGACTTACCTGATACTTTAAAACCAATGGTAAAAGGTGGTGGTTCTTTAACAGCTTTACCAATTATTGAAACACAAGCAGGTGACGTTTCGGCTTATATTCCAACAAACGTAATTTCGATTACAGACGGACAAATTTTCTTAGATGGAGATTTATTTAACTCGGGTGTACGTCCAGCAATTAACGTAGGTATTTCGGTGTCTCGTGTTGGTGGTAATGCTCAAATTAAATCGATGAAAAAAGTATCTGGTACTTTAAAATTAGACCAAGCGCAATACCGCGAATTAGAAGCGTTTGCTAAATTTGGTTCCGATTTAGATGCTGTTACTTTAAATGTAATTGAAAAAGGTAAACGTAACGTTGAAATCTTAAAACAAGCTCAAAACGATCCGTTTAAAGTGGAAGATCAAATTGCAATTATTTATGCAGGATCTAAAAACTTATTAAGAAATGTACCTGTTGAAAAAGTAAAAGAATTTGAAAGAGATTATTTAGAATTCTTAAAAGCAAAACATAGCGATGTGTTAGCTACATTAAAAGCAGGTAAATTAACTGATGAAGTTACAGATACATTAACATCTGTAGCAAAAGAGTTATCAAGTAAATACACAGCATAA
- the atpH gene encoding ATP synthase F1 subunit delta, producing MAGARAAIRYAKAVLSLASDNKSEDTVNNDMKLIASTIAESSDLKEMLQSPVIGVSVKKAVLLQVFNNASQETLSLINTLISNKRVDLLNQVALAYTQLFDAAKGIEVATVTTAVELNDALKTQVLAKAKELTGKDIEVKNIVDENIIGGFILRVGDIQYNASIANQLNKLKREFSIN from the coding sequence ATGGCAGGAGCAAGAGCAGCGATACGTTACGCAAAAGCAGTTTTAAGTTTAGCTTCAGATAACAAATCTGAAGATACTGTTAACAACGACATGAAGTTAATAGCATCAACTATTGCAGAAAGTAGCGATTTAAAAGAAATGCTTCAAAGTCCTGTAATTGGTGTTTCAGTAAAAAAAGCGGTTTTATTGCAGGTGTTTAATAATGCATCTCAAGAAACCTTAAGTTTAATAAATACGCTTATCTCAAATAAAAGAGTCGATTTATTAAACCAAGTGGCTTTAGCATATACGCAATTGTTCGATGCGGCTAAAGGTATCGAAGTAGCAACAGTAACAACAGCTGTAGAGTTAAATGATGCTTTAAAAACACAAGTTTTAGCCAAAGCTAAAGAACTTACTGGAAAAGACATTGAAGTAAAAAATATTGTAGATGAAAACATTATTGGTGGTTTCATTTTACGCGTAGGAGATATTCAATACAACGCCAGTATTGCAAATCAACTAAATAAATTAAAAAGAGAATTTTCAATAAACTAA
- a CDS encoding F0F1 ATP synthase subunit B, producing the protein MDQLLNDFSPGLFFMQAIILIILILLMIKFAWKPILNSLQDREDGIKNALDSAEKAKLEMQNLQADNKKLLNEARAEREAMLKEARDMKAKMIEDATGEAEAQANKIIEQAQAAIESEKKAAMAELKSHVAGLSLEIAEKVLKGELSNKDKQLSLVESMLGDAKLN; encoded by the coding sequence ATGGATCAGTTATTAAATGATTTTTCACCAGGGTTGTTTTTTATGCAAGCCATTATCTTAATAATTTTAATATTATTAATGATAAAATTCGCTTGGAAACCTATTTTAAACTCTTTACAAGATCGTGAAGATGGTATTAAAAATGCATTAGATTCTGCTGAGAAAGCAAAATTAGAAATGCAAAATTTACAAGCCGATAATAAGAAATTATTAAACGAGGCAAGAGCAGAAAGAGAAGCGATGTTAAAAGAAGCTCGCGACATGAAAGCTAAAATGATTGAAGATGCTACTGGTGAAGCAGAAGCACAAGCTAATAAAATTATTGAGCAAGCTCAAGCAGCCATCGAAAGTGAAAAGAAAGCAGCTATGGCAGAATTAAAAAGTCATGTTGCTGGTTTATCATTAGAGATTGCAGAGAAAGTACTAAAAGGAGAATTATCTAACAAAGACAAACAATTAAGTTTAGTAGAATCTATGTTAGGTGATGCAAAATTAAACTAA
- the atpE gene encoding ATP synthase F0 subunit C, whose translation MYNLIGAGLIVIGGGIGLGQIGGKAMEGIARQPEAAGKIQTAMIIIGALLEGLAFGALILGK comes from the coding sequence ATGTACAATTTAATTGGAGCAGGATTAATCGTAATCGGTGGAGGTATCGGTTTAGGTCAAATTGGTGGTAAAGCAATGGAAGGTATTGCTCGTCAACCTGAAGCAGCTGGAAAAATCCAAACTGCGATGATCATCATCGGAGCCTTATTAGAAGGTTTAGCATTCGGTGCATTAATCTTAGGGAAATAA
- the atpB gene encoding F0F1 ATP synthase subunit A: MVVLKKSIKFVAVLVLMMTSFSVFANNLQHETEAHSEGNKVDSPEEITEYIQHHLKDSHDFHLYTNNETGKHYGFPLPVIVWTSEGLRTFMSSAFHHDDNGHVIVEKDGVSLTKLHSKIYELEEGAEEIQFDEHHHPTNAHKVLDFSITKSVFGMLLAGLLMLLGFGALARGYKKGAIPTGFGRVLEPLVIYVRDEIAKPNIGEKKYRKYMGFLLTVFFFIWILNLLGLTPLGFNVTGQIAVTVCLALFTFIIVQFSGNKDYWKHIFWMPGVPVPMKIILMPIEILGMLTKPFALLIRLFANMTAGHFVVMSLIALMITMKAAFGPVASTGMSLLLALFISVIEILVAFLQAFIFTMLSSLFIGMAVEEHDHH; the protein is encoded by the coding sequence ATGGTGGTACTAAAAAAATCTATCAAGTTTGTAGCCGTTTTAGTTTTAATGATGACTTCTTTTTCTGTGTTTGCTAATAATCTACAACACGAAACAGAAGCTCATAGCGAAGGAAATAAAGTAGATTCACCGGAAGAAATTACAGAATACATTCAGCATCACTTAAAAGATTCTCACGATTTTCATTTATATACTAATAATGAAACAGGTAAACACTACGGTTTTCCTTTACCTGTAATAGTTTGGACTAGTGAAGGATTAAGAACATTTATGTCATCGGCTTTTCATCACGACGATAATGGTCACGTTATTGTAGAGAAAGATGGTGTTAGTTTAACAAAACTTCATAGTAAAATATACGAATTAGAAGAAGGTGCCGAAGAAATTCAATTCGATGAGCATCACCATCCAACCAATGCACACAAAGTTTTAGATTTTTCTATCACTAAAAGTGTTTTCGGAATGTTATTAGCAGGTTTGTTGATGCTTTTAGGATTTGGAGCACTTGCTAGAGGATACAAAAAAGGTGCGATTCCAACTGGATTTGGACGTGTTTTAGAGCCTTTAGTAATTTATGTGCGCGACGAAATTGCAAAACCAAACATTGGAGAGAAAAAATATAGAAAATACATGGGATTCTTATTAACGGTATTTTTCTTTATTTGGATATTAAATTTATTAGGTTTAACGCCACTAGGGTTTAATGTTACAGGACAAATAGCTGTAACCGTGTGTTTAGCATTGTTTACATTTATTATAGTACAGTTTAGTGGAAACAAAGATTACTGGAAACATATTTTCTGGATGCCAGGTGTACCAGTTCCAATGAAAATTATTTTAATGCCTATTGAGATTTTAGGAATGTTAACAAAACCGTTTGCATTACTTATCCGTTTGTTTGCCAACATGACGGCAGGTCACTTTGTTGTAATGAGCTTAATTGCTTTAATGATTACAATGAAAGCTGCTTTTGGTCCGGTTGCATCAACAGGAATGTCATTATTATTAGCATTATTTATATCGGTTATCGAAATATTGGTAGCCTTTTTACAAGCGTTTATTTTTACGATGTTATCATCGTTGTTTATAGGAATGGCAGTTGAAGAACACGACCATCACTAA
- a CDS encoding DUF6168 family protein has product MIKRILLFVASAACLFIITYPVHSYFIANKVSYQLWHVYTFHVVACILVYLAVELVASKLPNQAGYAYLMLMFFKIGAFVLIFQTSVFIKESLTQADRFGLIIPLFLFLVLEAIGVSKLFNSK; this is encoded by the coding sequence ATGATTAAAAGAATACTTCTATTTGTTGCAAGTGCAGCATGTCTATTTATTATAACGTATCCCGTTCATTCCTATTTTATTGCAAATAAGGTATCGTACCAATTATGGCATGTTTACACTTTCCATGTTGTAGCTTGTATTCTGGTTTATTTGGCTGTAGAATTGGTAGCCAGTAAACTGCCAAATCAGGCAGGGTATGCCTATTTAATGCTTATGTTTTTTAAAATTGGTGCCTTCGTATTAATTTTTCAAACATCGGTATTTATTAAAGAAAGTTTAACTCAAGCCGATCGTTTTGGTTTAATAATCCCGTTATTTTTGTTTTTAGTGCTTGAAGCAATTGGCGTATCAAAGCTGTTTAATAGTAAATAG
- a CDS encoding AtpZ/AtpI family protein, translating to MSQKPKKQLSQYIKFTSVAFQMGLTIYFGSKLGEWLDVKFHNSNQLYYKIVTLLAVFLAMFSVIRQVLKITNKDNND from the coding sequence GTGAGTCAAAAACCCAAAAAACAGCTTAGTCAATACATAAAATTTACATCGGTTGCTTTTCAAATGGGTTTAACCATTTATTTTGGAAGCAAACTTGGCGAATGGTTAGATGTTAAATTTCATAATTCTAATCAGTTATACTATAAAATAGTAACTTTGTTGGCTGTTTTTTTAGCCATGTTTTCTGTGATAAGACAAGTGCTTAAAATTACCAATAAAGATAATAATGATTAA
- a CDS encoding bactofilin family protein has product MFTESKKTSKGENTNYGQNIISQGTKIAGDLFSEGDIRIDGIVEGNINTSGKIVVGKQGAITGTLVGTDAYFEGKFSGKLTLSGTLTLKSTASIEGEVIASKLAVEPGANFNVTCEMKGSLKEIKSSESKTQKTA; this is encoded by the coding sequence ATGTTTACAGAAAGTAAAAAGACCTCAAAAGGAGAAAACACTAATTATGGTCAGAATATCATATCACAAGGCACAAAAATAGCCGGCGATTTATTTAGTGAAGGCGATATTCGAATAGACGGTATAGTAGAAGGTAATATAAATACCAGTGGTAAAATTGTTGTAGGTAAACAAGGCGCTATTACTGGAACTTTGGTAGGAACCGATGCTTATTTTGAAGGCAAATTTTCTGGTAAATTAACTTTAAGTGGTACTTTAACCTTAAAAAGTACTGCAAGTATAGAAGGTGAAGTTATAGCGAGCAAATTGGCTGTAGAGCCAGGTGCCAATTTTAACGTTACATGCGAAATGAAAGGTTCTTTAAAAGAGATTAAATCTAGTGAGTCAAAAACCCAAAAAACAGCTTAG
- the porW gene encoding type IX secretion system periplasmic lipoprotein PorW/SprE, producing MKTSFKANFIFLFTILLLVSCSRKKDKFINRNFHAITAEYNTLFNGYNALDAGRKSLNDGYSDNYWDVLPIERMQISDEIILPGQSKNSDFTKAEEKAVKAIQKHSMNIEGKERNPQIDEAYLLLGKARYFDQRFVPALEAFNYILYKYPASDKINQAKIWREKTNIRLDNNELAIKNLKRLLFVQEVEDQDLADATSMLAQAYLNTKSVDSAITQLQIAANATKSNDERGRYQFILGQLYNQLGYKDSANIAFDKVIELNRKTPRIYMISAYIEKIKNFDYSTQNKSELLELLTELEEDRENRPFLDKIYHQKANFYLDNNLDSLAITYFNKSLRTRSKDSQLIARNYETLGNMNFDVSEYKLAGFYYDSTLINLEENSKPYRVIKRKRNNLEDVIYYEEVAKVNDSIIKLVKASPEERLDFFNAFIEDIKAKEAAEKEQAEAEEQLANLNSAVTSVPNNQTNIGSRSAGLPGQASTFYFYNPTTVAYGKNEFLKNWGDRPLEDNWRWSSKVKSGGGASSVAGANVLALASDEERYNPEFYISKIPSEAKEIDSISKERNYAYYQLGLIYKEKFKEYELAKTKFVNLLNSNPEERLILPSKYNLLKIYEALGENGEAAIANNEIISKYPDSRYATILSNPDLVSDTDADSPEALYEALYHQYENQEFAEVISKSEDYINRFDGEPIVPKMELLKATASGRLFGLEAYSKQINNIAVTYANTPEGIEAQAIEANVLPKLANTKFTVANDSISSGYKVVFKFDEANKEQIKTFKETIDKVLKNIKYYSLSSSVDVYNPKTTFVVVHGLKNEQVAKTFDQLLTKEDKKKIKQPYFSIASENYQIVQIHKNLDAYLSKNNK from the coding sequence TTGAAAACTTCTTTTAAAGCAAATTTTATATTCTTATTTACGATTCTTTTGTTGGTAAGTTGTTCCAGAAAAAAGGACAAGTTTATCAACCGAAATTTTCATGCTATTACAGCCGAATACAATACACTTTTTAACGGTTACAATGCCTTAGATGCTGGTAGAAAGTCATTAAACGATGGGTATTCAGATAATTATTGGGATGTTTTGCCGATTGAGCGAATGCAAATTTCAGATGAAATTATTCTACCTGGGCAATCTAAAAATTCAGATTTTACAAAAGCTGAAGAAAAGGCAGTAAAAGCCATTCAAAAACACAGCATGAATATCGAGGGTAAAGAGCGTAACCCCCAAATAGACGAAGCGTACTTGCTTTTGGGAAAAGCCCGTTATTTCGATCAGCGTTTTGTTCCTGCTCTTGAAGCTTTCAATTATATTCTTTACAAATATCCTGCGAGTGATAAAATAAATCAGGCTAAAATTTGGCGTGAAAAAACCAACATTCGATTAGATAATAATGAGTTAGCAATTAAAAATTTAAAACGATTATTATTTGTTCAAGAAGTTGAAGATCAAGACTTAGCTGATGCCACTTCTATGCTTGCACAGGCCTATTTAAATACTAAGTCTGTAGATAGCGCCATTACACAACTTCAAATTGCTGCCAATGCTACAAAAAGTAACGACGAGCGTGGTCGTTATCAATTTATTTTAGGTCAATTATACAATCAATTAGGTTACAAAGATAGCGCGAACATTGCTTTCGATAAAGTCATTGAACTCAATCGAAAAACACCAAGAATTTACATGATTAGTGCCTATATCGAAAAAATTAAAAACTTCGATTATAGCACTCAAAACAAATCGGAGCTTCTTGAATTACTTACCGAATTAGAAGAAGATAGAGAAAACCGACCGTTTCTAGACAAAATCTACCACCAAAAAGCAAACTTCTATTTAGATAATAATTTAGATTCTTTAGCGATTACCTATTTCAACAAGTCGTTAAGAACCCGATCTAAAGACAGCCAGTTAATAGCTCGAAATTACGAAACACTTGGCAACATGAATTTTGATGTTTCAGAATATAAACTTGCTGGTTTTTATTACGATAGCACTTTAATAAATCTCGAAGAAAATTCGAAGCCTTACCGCGTAATTAAACGCAAACGAAATAATTTAGAAGATGTTATTTATTACGAAGAAGTAGCCAAAGTAAATGATAGTATTATAAAATTAGTTAAAGCATCTCCAGAAGAGCGGTTAGATTTTTTTAATGCTTTTATTGAAGATATTAAGGCAAAAGAAGCAGCCGAAAAAGAACAAGCTGAGGCCGAAGAACAATTAGCAAATTTAAATAGTGCTGTTACTAGTGTTCCCAACAACCAGACGAATATAGGTTCCAGATCTGCAGGTTTGCCCGGACAAGCTTCAACATTTTATTTTTATAATCCAACAACCGTTGCTTACGGTAAAAACGAATTTCTTAAAAACTGGGGCGACAGACCATTAGAAGATAATTGGCGTTGGTCCAGTAAGGTTAAATCTGGTGGTGGTGCTTCTTCAGTAGCGGGCGCCAATGTTTTAGCATTAGCTTCAGATGAAGAACGTTATAATCCAGAGTTTTATATTTCTAAAATTCCTTCCGAAGCAAAAGAAATAGATAGTATTTCAAAAGAAAGAAACTACGCTTATTATCAATTAGGTTTAATTTATAAGGAGAAATTCAAAGAATATGAATTGGCGAAAACGAAGTTTGTAAACCTGTTAAATAGCAATCCCGAAGAGCGTTTAATTCTGCCTTCAAAATACAATTTGTTAAAAATTTATGAAGCATTAGGAGAAAACGGAGAAGCGGCTATTGCTAATAATGAGATTATTTCTAAGTATCCAGATTCTAGATATGCCACTATTTTAAGTAACCCAGATTTGGTTTCAGACACCGATGCGGATAGTCCGGAAGCTTTATATGAAGCGCTATATCATCAATATGAAAATCAGGAATTTGCCGAAGTCATTTCTAAAAGTGAAGATTATATTAACCGGTTTGATGGCGAACCTATAGTTCCTAAGATGGAATTACTAAAAGCTACAGCCAGTGGCCGATTGTTTGGTCTTGAAGCCTACAGCAAACAAATAAATAACATTGCTGTAACCTATGCCAATACACCCGAGGGTATTGAAGCACAAGCGATTGAAGCCAATGTGTTACCCAAGTTAGCCAATACCAAGTTTACTGTTGCAAACGATAGTATTTCAAGTGGTTACAAGGTGGTCTTTAAGTTTGATGAAGCGAATAAAGAACAAATTAAGACTTTTAAGGAAACCATAGATAAGGTATTAAAAAATATAAAATATTACAGTTTAAGTAGTTCAGTTGATGTTTATAACCCAAAAACTACGTTTGTGGTTGTTCATGGGTTGAAGAATGAGCAAGTCGCAAAAACATTCGATCAACTATTAACTAAAGAAGATAAGAAAAAAATTAAACAACCCTATTTCTCAATAGCATCTGAAAATTATCAAATAGTACAAATTCATAAAAATTTAGATGCTTATTTAAGTAAGAACAATAAATAA
- a CDS encoding ABC transporter ATP-binding protein, with amino-acid sequence MIITSNLTKKYSSKLVLQIDSLEIPKGQSFGLVGNNGAGKTTYFSLLLDLIQPTTGSITSNGIQVNESEAWKPFTSSFIDESFLIGYLTPEEYFYFIGELRHQNRADVNNLLSQYTDFFHGEILGQKKYLRDLSKGNQKKVGIVAALIGNPEVIILDEPFANLDPSTQIRLKGIIKDLAEKQGVTVLVSSHDLMHVTDVCERIVVLEKGAIVKDLDTNEATLKELEAHFSGEVSL; translated from the coding sequence ATGATAATAACCTCAAACCTTACAAAAAAATACAGTAGTAAATTAGTTTTACAAATTGATTCTTTAGAAATCCCAAAAGGACAAAGTTTTGGTTTGGTAGGAAATAATGGTGCCGGTAAAACAACTTATTTTAGTTTATTACTCGATTTAATTCAACCCACTACAGGATCTATAACTTCAAATGGCATTCAGGTAAACGAAAGTGAAGCCTGGAAACCTTTTACCTCATCGTTTATTGATGAAAGTTTTTTAATTGGTTATTTAACTCCCGAAGAATATTTTTATTTTATTGGAGAATTACGCCATCAAAATCGAGCCGATGTAAATAATTTACTTTCTCAGTATACAGATTTTTTCCACGGTGAAATTTTAGGGCAAAAAAAGTATTTACGTGATTTAAGTAAGGGAAATCAGAAAAAGGTGGGTATCGTAGCCGCTTTAATTGGAAATCCTGAAGTTATTATTTTAGATGAACCCTTTGCAAATCTAGATCCTTCTACACAAATACGACTTAAAGGTATTATTAAAGATTTAGCCGAAAAACAAGGTGTTACTGTTTTGGTGTCTAGTCACGATTTAATGCACGTAACTGATGTTTGCGAACGTATTGTGGTTTTAGAAAAAGGCGCCATAGTTAAAGATTTAGATACCAATGAAGCCACTTTAAAGGAATTAGAAGCTCACTTTTCTGGAGAAGTAAGCTTATAG
- a CDS encoding DUF5687 family protein, which produces MIKHFLNLEWKSFLRSASFGKSIAIKILMGFLALYFLAIFLGLGLILYPALTKAFPERNPLEIVNEFLFYWILGDLLFRFFFQKLPVMSVKSLLVLPVKRKQVVNFVLGKSVLSFFNFLPLFAIVPFGVTLMVKGYPVSSVLMWMLALVIVTLIINFLNFIIESLSAETELSFLPILAFSGSLFALNFFNIISFNNIIANAFNAIYNTHFFILIPILILMGLYLFNFKILRQKLFLDSGLKKEVKEVEVANLNWTKNFGDIAPFMQLDLKLIWRNKRTKSSVFMLIIGLLYGLFFYPQPTYQNMPWFFAFIGVFTTGIFLINFGQFIPAWDSGYYKLLMSQNIKYQQYLQSKFTLMALSVVILFVLGIPYVFFGWKILLAHFAAAIYNIGVNTHVILYGGSFNRKKIDLSQKAAFNYQGTGAVQWLIGIPLLILPLLIFTLFNFLIGFEWACFLLAVLGIIGIIFHQKFMSIITEKYIEAKYRMIDAFNQND; this is translated from the coding sequence ATGATAAAACACTTCCTAAATTTAGAATGGAAATCTTTTTTAAGATCGGCTAGTTTTGGTAAAAGTATCGCCATTAAAATTTTAATGGGATTTTTAGCCCTTTATTTCTTAGCCATATTTTTGGGATTGGGACTTATTTTATATCCTGCCTTAACTAAAGCTTTTCCTGAACGAAATCCCTTAGAAATAGTAAACGAATTCTTGTTTTATTGGATTTTAGGCGATTTACTATTTAGATTCTTTTTCCAGAAATTGCCAGTTATGAGTGTTAAGTCATTGCTGGTATTACCCGTGAAACGGAAACAGGTCGTTAACTTTGTTTTAGGCAAATCGGTGTTGTCTTTTTTTAATTTTTTACCCCTATTTGCCATTGTGCCTTTTGGAGTTACATTAATGGTGAAAGGTTATCCAGTAAGCTCAGTTTTAATGTGGATGCTTGCTTTGGTAATAGTGACTTTAATTATTAATTTTTTAAATTTTATTATTGAAAGTCTTTCTGCAGAAACCGAATTATCTTTTTTGCCAATTTTAGCTTTTTCAGGGTCTTTATTCGCTCTTAATTTTTTTAATATTATTTCTTTTAATAACATAATTGCAAACGCATTTAATGCTATTTATAACACTCATTTTTTTATACTTATTCCCATTTTAATTTTAATGGGACTTTACTTATTTAATTTTAAAATTTTAAGACAAAAATTATTCTTAGATAGCGGTTTAAAAAAAGAAGTAAAAGAAGTTGAAGTTGCTAATTTAAATTGGACTAAAAACTTCGGTGATATAGCGCCTTTCATGCAATTAGATTTAAAATTAATTTGGCGAAATAAACGTACAAAATCATCTGTTTTTATGCTAATTATAGGGTTGCTTTATGGTTTGTTTTTTTACCCACAACCTACCTATCAAAACATGCCTTGGTTTTTTGCTTTTATTGGTGTTTTTACAACAGGTATTTTCTTAATTAATTTCGGACAATTTATTCCTGCTTGGGATAGTGGTTACTACAAATTATTAATGAGTCAGAATATAAAATACCAACAGTATTTGCAATCTAAATTTACCTTAATGGCCTTAAGCGTAGTTATTTTATTTGTATTAGGTATTCCTTATGTGTTTTTTGGCTGGAAAATTCTTTTAGCGCATTTTGCTGCGGCCATATATAATATTGGGGTTAATACGCATGTTATTTTGTATGGAGGCTCTTTTAATCGTAAAAAAATAGACCTAAGCCAGAAAGCTGCATTTAACTATCAAGGAACAGGAGCCGTGCAATGGCTAATAGGTATTCCATTATTGATTTTACCGTTATTAATTTTTACATTATTCAACTTTTTAATAGGTTTTGAATGGGCTTGTTTCCTTTTAGCAGTTTTAGGAATTATAGGAATAATTTTTCATCAAAAATTTATGTCAATAATCACAGAAAAATATATTGAAGCGAAGTATAGAATGATAGACGCTTTCAATCAGAATGATTAA
- a CDS encoding PadR family transcriptional regulator, which translates to MGNSNLYKGSLTTIILKLLGEFDKMYGYEITQKVKEITHGELKITEGALYPSLHKLEADGLLDVEVVKVDNRMRKYYKLTEKGDKEIVNKVTELENYVKTMQVLLNANLNTSK; encoded by the coding sequence ATGGGAAATTCGAATTTATATAAAGGAAGTTTAACAACTATTATTTTGAAACTCTTAGGGGAGTTTGATAAAATGTATGGTTATGAAATTACCCAGAAAGTAAAAGAAATAACCCACGGTGAATTAAAAATAACCGAGGGAGCACTTTATCCGTCGCTTCATAAACTAGAAGCCGATGGCTTGTTAGATGTTGAGGTTGTTAAAGTAGATAACAGGATGCGTAAGTATTACAAACTCACAGAAAAAGGTGATAAAGAGATAGTAAATAAAGTCACCGAATTAGAAAATTACGTTAAAACGATGCAAGTGTTATTAAACGCTAACCTGAATACTAGTAAATGA